In Erigeron canadensis isolate Cc75 chromosome 1, C_canadensis_v1, whole genome shotgun sequence, a single window of DNA contains:
- the LOC122579206 gene encoding mannose/glucose-specific lectin-like isoform X2 → MSLNNSKPDHLKKISLEQIQLATNNFSDDNVIGRGGFGLVYKGQLCPSTKLVAIKRLDEKLGGQGQVLCGRLGVIYKYKADDDRRFLSQLARRHYKDGTLEDIINQDLRKQIKPKSLRAFSRIAYQCLKKDRKRRPTMELVIEELQNSLEFQISCQRITRIGLWGSSTCGNPWSFPLDDNQKLRQIRIDHKNWIYSLAFTTQDSNGLLHHSQHYGGEHGDTGGRISEVNFDADEQIVGIVGTVGITYGWPLTTGWVKGLTVISSLSFVTNKKTDGPFGNEAGGVRFSVPWDAGSFAGFYGRAGLYMDGLGFYLKSVTLLE, encoded by the exons ATGTCTCTCAATAATTCAAAACCAGATCACCTCAAAAAAATCTCACTAGAGCAAATCCAATTGGCTACCAACAACTTTTCCGATGACAATGTCATCGGTCGGGGTGGATTTGGGTTGGTCTATAAAGGCCAACTCTGCCCCTCCACCAAATTAGTTGCAATAAAACGGCTGGACGAGAAGCTCGGCGGACAAGGACAAG TCTTATGTGGAAGGCTAGGAGTGATCTATAAGTACAAGGCTGACGACGATCGTCGATTTCTGTCTCAATTGGCAAGACGTCACTACAAAGACGGAACGTTGGAGGATATCATCAACCAAGATCTACGAAAACAAATTAAACCCAAGTCGTTACGAGCATTCTCGAGAATTGCTTACCAGTGCTTGAAAAAAGACCGAAAACGACGCCCGACAATGGAGTTAGTCATCGAAGAACTACAAAACTCATTGGAATTTCAAATT AGTTGCCAAAGAATCACACGGATCGGGTTATGGGGATCAAGCACATGTGGAAATCCATGGTCATTTCCGCTTGACGACAATCAGAAGCTTAGGCAAATAAGGATAGATCACAAGAATTGGATTTATTCCCTCGCTTTCACAACTCAGGATTCCAATGGTTTGTTGCATCATTCTCAACATTATGGTGGAGAGCATGGTGATACAGGTGGCCGAATTTCTGAGGTCAACTTTGACGCCGACGAACAGATCGTGGGGATCGTCGGAACAGTTGGAATAACCTACGGATGGCCTTTAACCACAGGTTGGGTTAAAGGTCTTACAGTAATATCCTCACTGTCTTTCGTGACAAACAAAAAGACAGATGGCCCGTTTGGTAACGAGGCGGGCGGGGTTCGTTTTTCGGTACCGTGGGATGCAGGTTCGTTTGCTGGGTTTTATGGCCGTGCCGGGCTTTACATGGATGGGCTTGGTTTCTATTTGAAGAGTGTCACGTTATTGGAGTAA
- the LOC122579206 gene encoding probable serine/threonine-protein kinase PBL28 isoform X1 → MSLNNSKPDHLKKISLEQIQLATNNFSDDNVIGRGGFGLVYKGQLCPSTKLVAIKRLDEKLGGQGQGEFLMEINMLSRYKHDNLVSLVGFCDQSNEKILVYEYEARGSLDRHLAATTDLTWVKRLHVCLGAARGLNYLNNGLGDGHRVFHRDIKSPNILLDENWNAKISDFGLSKILVTNKEINSYVKSYACGTIGYIDPQYQTTNVLTKESDVYAFGVVLFEVLCGRLGVIYKYKADDDRRFLSQLARRHYKDGTLEDIINQDLRKQIKPKSLRAFSRIAYQCLKKDRKRRPTMELVIEELQNSLEFQISCQRITRIGLWGSSTCGNPWSFPLDDNQKLRQIRIDHKNWIYSLAFTTQDSNGLLHHSQHYGGEHGDTGGRISEVNFDADEQIVGIVGTVGITYGWPLTTGWVKGLTVISSLSFVTNKKTDGPFGNEAGGVRFSVPWDAGSFAGFYGRAGLYMDGLGFYLKSVTLLE, encoded by the exons ATGTCTCTCAATAATTCAAAACCAGATCACCTCAAAAAAATCTCACTAGAGCAAATCCAATTGGCTACCAACAACTTTTCCGATGACAATGTCATCGGTCGGGGTGGATTTGGGTTGGTCTATAAAGGCCAACTCTGCCCCTCCACCAAATTAGTTGCAATAAAACGGCTGGACGAGAAGCTCGGCGGACAAGGACAAGGTGAGTTCTTGATGGAGATCAACATGCTCTCTAGATACAAACACGATAATCTAGTCTCTCTTGTTGGATTCTGTGACCAAAGTAATGAGAAAATCCTTGTTTACGAGTACGAGGCTCGTGGAAGCCTTGATAGACACTTGGCGGCCACCACGGATCTCACATGGGTGAAACGGCTCCATGTATGTCTTGGTGCGGCCCGTGGACTAAACTACCTTAATAACGGTCTGGGTGACGGACACAGGGTGTTCCATCGTGACATAAAGAGTCCTAATATCTTGTTAGATGAGAATTGGAATGCCAAAATATCTGATTTTGGATTATCTAAAATACTTGTCACCAATAAGGAGATTAATTCATATGTTAAATCGTATGCTTGTGGCACAATTGGTTATATTGATCCACAGTATCAAACAACTAATGTGCTTACAAAAGAATCTGATGTGTACGCTTTTGGTGTTGTTTTGTTTGAAGTCTTATGTGGAAGGCTAGGAGTGATCTATAAGTACAAGGCTGACGACGATCGTCGATTTCTGTCTCAATTGGCAAGACGTCACTACAAAGACGGAACGTTGGAGGATATCATCAACCAAGATCTACGAAAACAAATTAAACCCAAGTCGTTACGAGCATTCTCGAGAATTGCTTACCAGTGCTTGAAAAAAGACCGAAAACGACGCCCGACAATGGAGTTAGTCATCGAAGAACTACAAAACTCATTGGAATTTCAAATT AGTTGCCAAAGAATCACACGGATCGGGTTATGGGGATCAAGCACATGTGGAAATCCATGGTCATTTCCGCTTGACGACAATCAGAAGCTTAGGCAAATAAGGATAGATCACAAGAATTGGATTTATTCCCTCGCTTTCACAACTCAGGATTCCAATGGTTTGTTGCATCATTCTCAACATTATGGTGGAGAGCATGGTGATACAGGTGGCCGAATTTCTGAGGTCAACTTTGACGCCGACGAACAGATCGTGGGGATCGTCGGAACAGTTGGAATAACCTACGGATGGCCTTTAACCACAGGTTGGGTTAAAGGTCTTACAGTAATATCCTCACTGTCTTTCGTGACAAACAAAAAGACAGATGGCCCGTTTGGTAACGAGGCGGGCGGGGTTCGTTTTTCGGTACCGTGGGATGCAGGTTCGTTTGCTGGGTTTTATGGCCGTGCCGGGCTTTACATGGATGGGCTTGGTTTCTATTTGAAGAGTGTCACGTTATTGGAGTAA